The Chitinophaga sp. H8 genome contains a region encoding:
- a CDS encoding bifunctional helix-turn-helix transcriptional regulator/GNAT family N-acetyltransferase, translating to MSASPALIKEVRQFNRFYTGVVGLLNQHILDSRLSLSEVRVLYEIGHMENCTAGKLIERTHIDGGYLSRIVKAFEKEGWITRKKSAADGRTYFLHLSLKGKKLLDSLDEKSNAEIGQLLHPLPEAQQNTVASAMKKIQQVLEGEHPASDDITSSDIVFREQLLPGDVGYLIYLHGQLYAKETGYNLEFESYVCKTFHEFLQSYNPGKDRLFLATYQEQIIGAVAILGSSRHLAQLRWFLVHPDFRGLGLGKKLLTNAIDFCREKNYQKVYLLTTSMQTTAIDLYKKAGFHKTGEKYLEMWGQHLYEQRYELTITN from the coding sequence ATGTCTGCCAGTCCTGCACTTATAAAAGAAGTCCGTCAGTTTAACCGCTTTTATACCGGGGTAGTAGGGTTGCTCAACCAGCACATCCTGGATAGCCGGCTTTCCTTATCAGAAGTAAGGGTATTGTATGAGATCGGGCATATGGAAAATTGCACAGCTGGCAAGCTGATTGAGCGTACGCATATAGATGGGGGATACCTGAGCCGGATCGTGAAAGCCTTCGAAAAGGAAGGGTGGATCACCCGTAAAAAGTCTGCCGCCGACGGACGTACGTATTTCCTGCATTTAAGCCTCAAAGGCAAAAAACTACTGGATAGCCTGGATGAAAAATCGAATGCAGAGATTGGGCAACTTTTACATCCATTGCCGGAAGCGCAGCAAAATACGGTGGCCTCCGCCATGAAAAAAATTCAGCAGGTACTGGAAGGAGAACATCCTGCCTCAGATGATATAACGTCATCGGATATTGTTTTCCGGGAGCAGTTGTTACCTGGTGATGTAGGTTACCTTATTTATCTGCACGGACAATTATATGCAAAAGAAACAGGTTATAATCTGGAATTTGAATCCTATGTATGTAAAACCTTTCATGAGTTTTTACAATCTTATAATCCGGGAAAAGACCGGTTATTCCTGGCTACCTACCAGGAACAGATTATAGGGGCGGTGGCTATTTTAGGCTCTTCCAGGCACCTGGCGCAGCTGAGGTGGTTCCTGGTACATCCTGATTTCCGGGGCCTGGGATTAGGGAAGAAATTGCTGACAAATGCCATTGACTTCTGCCGGGAAAAAAACTATCAGAAGGTATATCTGTTGACCACCAGCATGCAAACCACTGCAATTGACCTGTATAAAAAGGCAGGATTTCATAAAACGGGAGAGAAATACCTGGAAATGTGGGGACAGCATTTGTATGAACAGCGCTACGAGCTGACTATTACCAATTAA
- a CDS encoding PH domain-containing protein — translation MRFNTRNDLPCTLITNIIILVSLLLLGFGIYDRAGGGKAAFVSLAILIPLIFVTWGLHPQFYEVTRAAIRIKRPFKSIYIPLDEVTLVKPLEKGETGVLLRSFGVGGLFGYFGLFTSSKLGGLELWCTNTTDLVLIQYGKKKVVISPEEPGRFVAEVILRKSEL, via the coding sequence ATGCGCTTTAACACCAGAAACGATCTGCCCTGTACACTCATTACGAATATTATTATCTTGGTAAGCCTGCTGTTATTGGGGTTCGGTATCTATGACAGGGCTGGCGGCGGGAAGGCTGCCTTTGTTTCTTTGGCGATACTAATTCCATTGATCTTTGTTACCTGGGGCCTGCATCCGCAATTTTATGAAGTTACACGGGCTGCCATCCGGATCAAAAGACCTTTTAAAAGCATTTACATTCCCCTGGATGAAGTGACTTTAGTAAAACCCCTGGAAAAAGGAGAAACCGGGGTGCTGTTAAGGTCCTTCGGGGTAGGTGGATTATTTGGCTATTTTGGTCTTTTTACATCCTCCAAACTGGGTGGACTGGAGCTATGGTGTACCAACACCACCGACCTGGTTTTGATCCAGTATGGGAAGAAAAAAGTAGTCATCAGCCCGGAAGAACCCGGCCGTTTTGTAGCAGAAGTGATCCTCCGGAAAAGCGAATTATAG
- a CDS encoding ABC transporter permease — MLSNYIKTSFRSFKKHSSYGILNIAGLAVGIACAAFIFLWVEDELNFDQQFAKKDRLYRILETQTYEGKTGTFWATPGPLAAGIKAEIPGIKDAARLSWTRKMLFTKDEKPVYVAGAYADQALFDMLQLPFIKGNPATAFKDPHSLVINEKTARLFFGEEDPIGKTLKVDNRDPYTITGVMKNLSENTSFDFEWLAPYVIYEAQNQWLKEWGNNGTMTYVELQANASVPAVNKKLEHYLSTKGDIETTCFLFSMNDWRLYSGFENGKQTGDGRIKYVRLFTLIAWIILAIACINFMNLSTARSSQRAREVGVRKVLGAAKSKLVTQFICESLFLAFVAVFIALIMIYVFMPGFNILVEKKLALDITNPWHLGGLLGIGLLSGLVAGSYPAFFLSSFNPVFVLKGLKLKGSASAGFIRTGLVVTQFTISIMLILATVVIYHQIQHIRHRQLGYDRQHLVYMDLRGDMGKHFSAIKNQLLATGAVQNAALSSSTILSFGSNGSNFTWGGKDPAVDVLITQEEVSPEYVSTMGLKLVSGRDFYTDSKSDSNSIIINETLARMITKDNAANNTLTRGDGTKYEITGVIKNFVYNDLYGKSVPLILYANPEGARFLTIRFKPGANVPDALKKVEQIMVANNPGYPFEYEFVDTEFNNRFKMEAMIGKLAGMFAILAIFISCLGLFGLAAYTAERRTKEIGIRKIMGASISGLASLLSRDFMRLVLFSCVIAFPISWYTMSRWLNDYAYRISIQWWMFVLAGVLALAIALLTVIFQAIKVALANPLNSLKSE, encoded by the coding sequence ATGCTAAGCAATTACATTAAAACGTCTTTCCGCAGCTTTAAAAAACATTCCAGTTATGGGATATTGAATATTGCCGGGCTTGCAGTGGGAATTGCCTGCGCAGCCTTTATCTTTTTGTGGGTGGAGGATGAATTGAATTTTGATCAGCAGTTTGCCAAAAAAGACCGCTTGTATCGTATTCTTGAAACCCAGACCTATGAGGGTAAGACAGGGACTTTCTGGGCTACTCCAGGCCCCCTGGCAGCTGGTATAAAAGCAGAGATCCCCGGCATAAAAGATGCGGCCCGCTTAAGCTGGACCCGGAAAATGCTGTTTACCAAAGACGAGAAACCGGTGTATGTTGCCGGTGCATATGCAGATCAGGCATTGTTTGATATGTTACAGCTGCCTTTCATAAAAGGTAACCCCGCCACTGCTTTTAAGGACCCGCATAGCCTGGTGATCAATGAAAAAACAGCCCGGCTGTTTTTTGGAGAGGAAGATCCTATCGGTAAAACACTGAAAGTGGATAACAGGGATCCTTACACGATAACAGGTGTTATGAAAAACCTGTCGGAAAATACCTCCTTTGATTTTGAATGGCTGGCTCCCTACGTAATTTATGAAGCGCAAAATCAATGGTTGAAGGAGTGGGGGAATAATGGTACAATGACCTATGTGGAATTGCAGGCTAACGCCAGTGTGCCTGCTGTGAATAAGAAACTGGAACATTACCTGAGTACAAAAGGAGATATTGAAACGACCTGTTTTCTTTTTTCCATGAATGACTGGCGATTGTACAGCGGGTTTGAAAATGGCAAGCAAACCGGGGATGGCCGTATTAAGTATGTCAGGTTATTTACCCTGATTGCCTGGATCATACTGGCTATCGCCTGTATCAATTTCATGAATTTATCTACTGCCCGGTCTTCGCAGCGTGCACGGGAAGTGGGGGTGCGTAAGGTGTTAGGAGCTGCGAAAAGCAAGCTGGTTACCCAGTTTATCTGTGAATCCTTATTCCTGGCATTTGTTGCCGTGTTTATTGCACTGATAATGATCTATGTATTTATGCCGGGATTCAATATACTGGTGGAGAAAAAGTTAGCGCTGGATATTACCAATCCCTGGCATCTGGGAGGGCTGCTGGGCATAGGATTGTTAAGTGGCCTGGTGGCAGGCAGCTATCCTGCCTTTTTTCTTTCTTCCTTTAACCCGGTATTTGTATTGAAGGGACTAAAGCTGAAAGGAAGTGCCAGCGCCGGTTTTATCCGTACGGGATTGGTGGTTACCCAGTTTACCATTTCCATCATGCTGATCCTGGCAACGGTAGTCATCTATCATCAGATTCAGCATATCCGGCACCGGCAATTGGGGTACGACCGGCAGCACCTGGTATATATGGATCTGCGGGGGGATATGGGAAAACATTTTTCTGCAATCAAAAACCAGCTACTGGCCACAGGAGCAGTGCAGAATGCTGCTTTGAGCAGCAGTACCATTCTATCATTTGGCAGTAACGGATCCAACTTTACCTGGGGTGGAAAAGATCCTGCGGTAGATGTGTTGATCACGCAGGAAGAGGTAAGCCCGGAATACGTGAGTACGATGGGGTTGAAGCTGGTGTCCGGACGTGATTTTTATACTGATTCCAAATCAGATTCCAATAGTATCATTATTAATGAAACGCTGGCCCGGATGATAACGAAGGATAATGCTGCCAACAATACCCTTACCCGTGGCGATGGTACAAAGTATGAAATTACCGGGGTGATAAAGAACTTTGTTTACAATGATCTGTATGGTAAAAGTGTGCCGCTGATCCTGTATGCTAATCCGGAAGGTGCCCGCTTTCTGACGATCCGTTTTAAACCAGGGGCTAATGTGCCTGATGCATTAAAGAAAGTGGAACAGATCATGGTGGCTAATAATCCCGGGTATCCTTTTGAATATGAGTTTGTAGATACAGAATTCAATAACCGGTTTAAAATGGAAGCCATGATCGGTAAGCTGGCAGGTATGTTTGCCATACTGGCCATATTTATTTCCTGCCTGGGATTGTTTGGATTAGCTGCATATACAGCAGAGCGGAGAACCAAGGAAATTGGTATCCGTAAGATTATGGGGGCGTCCATATCAGGATTGGCCAGCCTGTTGTCAAGAGATTTTATGCGCCTGGTGTTATTTTCCTGCGTAATCGCCTTTCCAATATCCTGGTATACCATGAGCAGATGGCTGAATGACTATGCCTACCGGATCAGTATCCAATGGTGGATGTTTGTATTGGCAGGGGTGCTGGCCCTGGCTATCGCTTTATTAACGGTTATTTTCCAGGCAATTAAGGTGGCCCTGGCTAATCCGTTGAACAGCCTGAAATCTGAATAA
- a CDS encoding MIP/aquaporin family protein, which yields MTPFIAELIGTMLLILLGGGVVANVVLKGTKGNNSGWIVITTGWALAVFVGVVVAGPYSGAHLSPAVTLGLAIAGKFEWAKVPPFIAAQFIGAMSGAFLVWAMHKDHFDRSSDDPGGQLAVFATGPAIRNPLSNLFSEIVGTFVLIMCVFYITPAEMGPEKVPVGLGSVGAIPIAFVVWAIGLSLGGTTGYAINPARDLGPRIMHAILPMKGKGSSDWGYAPIPVIGPVIGTTLAALLYMALQ from the coding sequence ATGACTCCTTTTATTGCTGAATTAATTGGTACCATGCTGCTTATTCTTTTAGGAGGTGGTGTAGTGGCAAATGTGGTGCTGAAAGGTACCAAAGGAAATAATAGCGGCTGGATCGTAATTACGACTGGCTGGGCATTGGCTGTATTTGTAGGCGTCGTGGTGGCAGGCCCGTACAGTGGTGCACATTTAAGTCCGGCAGTTACCCTGGGGTTGGCAATTGCAGGGAAATTTGAATGGGCAAAAGTGCCTCCGTTTATCGCGGCACAGTTCATAGGGGCTATGTCAGGGGCTTTCCTGGTATGGGCCATGCATAAAGATCATTTTGACCGCTCCAGTGATGATCCCGGTGGTCAACTGGCGGTATTTGCTACGGGACCGGCTATCCGTAATCCGTTGTCCAACCTGTTCAGCGAAATTGTAGGCACTTTTGTACTGATCATGTGTGTGTTTTATATCACACCGGCGGAAATGGGCCCTGAGAAAGTACCGGTAGGACTTGGTTCGGTAGGGGCCATACCTATTGCATTTGTAGTATGGGCGATAGGGCTTTCCCTGGGAGGCACTACCGGATATGCGATTAATCCGGCGCGTGACCTGGGGCCGCGTATCATGCATGCTATCCTGCCCATGAAAGGGAAAGGTAGCAGTGACTGGGGCTATGCGCCTATACCCGTGATAGGGCCTGTGATAGGTACTACACTGGCTGCATTGCTGTATATGGCATTGCAATAG
- the glpK gene encoding glycerol kinase GlpK, whose product MDKMDKYILALDQGTTSSRAIVFDHAGNIISIAQKEFTQHFPQPGWVEHDPNEIWSTQAGVAAEATVKVGLNGKSIAAIGITNQRETTIVWDRETGDPVYNAIVWQDRRTAAYCDSLREAGKEELIRAKTGLIIDAYFSGTKVKWILDNVEGAREKAAAGKLAFGTVDSWLVWKLTRGEVHVTDVTNASRTLLLNINTLEWDDELLELLTIPKSMLPQVKQSSEIYGETKTTIFASKIPIAGIAGDQQAALFGQMCTRPGMVKNTYGTGCFMLMNIGDKPKVSAHNLLTTVAWKVDGKVQYAFEGSIFIGGAIVQWLRDGLGIIKASSEVEALARQVKDTEGMYLVPSFTGLGAPYWNQYATGMMIGLTRGTKAAHIARAALEAIAYQTMDVLKAMEADANMQITELRVDGGATANDLLMEFQADVLQTRVIRPTVVETTALGAAYLAGLAVGYWKDTDEIQTLWKSEREFTATASPATMEAGIKGWHRAINAIQAWTKF is encoded by the coding sequence ATGGATAAAATGGATAAATATATCCTGGCACTGGACCAGGGTACTACCAGCTCCAGAGCTATCGTGTTTGATCATGCAGGAAATATTATTTCCATCGCGCAAAAAGAGTTTACCCAACACTTCCCCCAGCCGGGATGGGTGGAACATGATCCCAATGAGATCTGGTCCACACAGGCAGGTGTAGCAGCAGAAGCTACCGTAAAGGTGGGCCTGAACGGGAAAAGTATTGCTGCAATCGGTATTACCAATCAACGGGAAACAACTATTGTATGGGACCGGGAAACCGGCGATCCGGTATATAACGCCATTGTATGGCAGGACAGGCGTACCGCGGCTTATTGCGACAGCCTGCGGGAGGCCGGAAAAGAAGAGCTGATCCGTGCTAAAACAGGATTGATCATTGATGCCTATTTCTCGGGTACTAAAGTAAAATGGATCCTGGATAATGTGGAAGGTGCCAGGGAAAAAGCAGCTGCTGGCAAACTGGCTTTCGGAACGGTAGACAGTTGGCTGGTATGGAAACTGACCCGGGGAGAAGTACATGTAACGGATGTTACCAACGCATCAAGGACTTTATTGTTAAACATTAATACACTGGAGTGGGATGATGAGCTGCTGGAATTACTGACGATTCCTAAAAGCATGCTGCCGCAAGTGAAACAATCCAGTGAAATATACGGGGAAACAAAGACTACCATCTTTGCGTCCAAAATACCTATTGCGGGGATCGCGGGCGACCAGCAGGCGGCTCTTTTCGGACAAATGTGTACCCGGCCGGGAATGGTGAAGAATACCTATGGTACAGGCTGTTTTATGCTGATGAATATCGGTGATAAGCCCAAGGTGTCTGCTCATAACCTGCTGACCACGGTAGCCTGGAAGGTAGATGGAAAAGTGCAGTATGCGTTTGAAGGCAGTATTTTTATTGGAGGGGCTATTGTACAATGGCTACGGGATGGCCTGGGTATTATCAAGGCTTCTTCTGAAGTGGAAGCGCTGGCAAGACAGGTGAAAGATACGGAGGGGATGTACCTGGTACCTTCCTTTACAGGGCTGGGTGCTCCTTATTGGAACCAGTATGCCACCGGTATGATGATAGGGCTGACCAGGGGTACTAAAGCGGCCCATATTGCCCGCGCTGCACTGGAAGCAATCGCCTACCAGACCATGGATGTACTGAAGGCCATGGAAGCAGATGCGAATATGCAGATTACAGAACTGCGGGTAGATGGTGGTGCTACTGCCAATGACCTGCTGATGGAATTTCAGGCAGATGTACTGCAAACAAGGGTAATCAGACCTACTGTAGTAGAAACTACTGCCCTGGGAGCTGCTTATCTGGCTGGTCTGGCAGTAGGCTACTGGAAGGATACGGATGAAATTCAGACACTCTGGAAGTCAGAAAGGGAGTTTACCGCTACCGCATCGCCGGCCACCATGGAAGCGGGGATCAAAGGTTGGCACCGGGCTATTAATGCTATTCAGGCATGGACCAAATTCTAG
- a CDS encoding glycerol-3-phosphate dehydrogenase/oxidase — MNRAQLIQQIKVKEQVWDIIVIGGGATGLGVALDAATRGYKTLLLEQVDFAKGTSSRSTKLVHGGVRYLAQGDIALVREALYERGLLLKNAPHLVKNQSFIIPNYEWWGGAFYTIGLKIYDLMAGKLSLGRSVHISKKEVEERIPAIRQEGLRGGVLYHDGQFDDARLAVNIAQTCVEKGGVVLNYCAVKNLRKDTNGRINGVVMEDRETGDVYELSARVVVNATGIFVDGILQMDKPGSGNMVRPSQGVHLVLDASFLRGEDAIMIPKTEDGRVLFAVPWHNKVVVGTTDTPLDEHSLEPRALEEEIEFILRTAARYLTKAPVRKDVLSVFAGLRPLAATQSSSGKTKEISRSHKLLVSASGLVTITGGKWTTFRRMGQDTVDKAAETGGLPKAACVTQHLPIHGYQQAVNRNDHLYVYGSDQPAIHALVADNPVLGRRLHPAHEFIAAEVLWAARYEMARTVEDVLARRVRALFLDARAAIDMAPEVAAIMAGELRQDEAWQKSQVDSFTRLANGYLLEPYQPHSR; from the coding sequence ATGAACAGAGCACAATTAATCCAGCAGATAAAAGTTAAGGAACAGGTTTGGGATATCATTGTAATAGGAGGAGGTGCAACCGGGCTGGGAGTGGCCCTGGATGCTGCCACGCGTGGATATAAAACGCTTTTGCTGGAGCAGGTGGATTTTGCCAAAGGTACTTCCAGCAGAAGTACCAAGCTGGTGCATGGCGGGGTACGTTATCTGGCGCAGGGGGATATTGCCCTGGTCAGAGAAGCGTTATATGAACGGGGATTGTTGTTAAAAAATGCGCCCCACCTGGTGAAGAACCAGTCTTTTATTATTCCTAACTATGAATGGTGGGGTGGCGCTTTTTACACGATAGGGCTAAAGATCTATGATCTGATGGCGGGCAAACTGAGCCTGGGCAGATCGGTACATATCAGTAAAAAAGAAGTGGAAGAGCGTATACCAGCGATCCGTCAGGAAGGATTAAGAGGTGGCGTGTTGTATCATGACGGACAGTTTGACGATGCACGGCTGGCTGTTAATATTGCACAAACCTGCGTGGAAAAAGGCGGGGTGGTGCTGAACTATTGTGCCGTAAAAAATCTGCGGAAAGATACCAATGGCCGGATTAATGGGGTGGTAATGGAAGATCGGGAAACCGGGGACGTGTATGAACTCTCGGCCAGGGTAGTGGTGAATGCCACCGGCATATTTGTAGATGGTATTTTGCAGATGGATAAACCTGGTAGTGGTAATATGGTAAGACCCAGCCAGGGCGTACATTTGGTGTTAGATGCTTCCTTTCTGCGGGGAGAAGATGCTATTATGATTCCTAAAACAGAGGATGGCCGGGTATTGTTTGCGGTGCCATGGCACAATAAAGTAGTGGTAGGTACTACAGATACTCCCTTGGACGAGCATAGCCTGGAGCCACGTGCCCTGGAAGAAGAAATTGAATTTATACTGCGTACAGCAGCGAGATACCTTACTAAAGCGCCTGTACGAAAAGATGTGTTGAGTGTATTTGCAGGCCTGCGTCCACTGGCGGCTACACAAAGCAGCTCCGGGAAGACAAAGGAAATTTCCAGAAGTCATAAGCTGTTGGTGTCTGCTTCCGGACTGGTAACGATTACCGGTGGCAAGTGGACCACTTTCCGCAGAATGGGGCAGGATACGGTAGACAAAGCAGCTGAAACCGGTGGCTTGCCCAAAGCGGCCTGCGTTACCCAGCATTTACCGATACATGGGTATCAGCAGGCGGTAAACAGAAATGACCATTTATACGTTTATGGAAGTGATCAGCCGGCAATCCATGCCCTGGTAGCTGATAATCCGGTATTGGGGCGAAGGCTGCATCCTGCACATGAATTTATTGCAGCAGAGGTATTGTGGGCAGCACGTTATGAAATGGCCAGAACCGTAGAGGATGTGCTGGCCAGGAGAGTAAGGGCTTTGTTCCTGGATGCCCGCGCAGCGATTGATATGGCGCCGGAGGTAGCGGCTATTATGGCCGGTGAACTGCGGCAGGATGAGGCCTGGCAAAAATCGCAGGTAGACAGCTTTACCCGGCTGGCTAATGGCTACCTGCTGGAACCTTATCAACCACATTCCCGTTAA
- a CDS encoding DeoR/GlpR family DNA-binding transcription regulator, with product MRNLADRHQYIIQKIQENGQVSVVELCNELDVSAVTIRKDLKLLEDKQLLYRTHGGASLHNPYIRDKPVNEKAVIQAAEKDLIGKAAAAMIRPNDTIIIASGTTVLALARNIVPQGNLTVITASLPVAMELSSHPDVDILQLGGQLRHSSFSVTGPFAEKLLSEISCSKLFIGVDGIDPEYGLTTTNLMEARLNQQMLRSAQVTVVLADSSKFGKRSFGKICNLHEIERIITDAGISKHMVKALEDAGVTVTIV from the coding sequence ATGAGGAATCTTGCCGACAGGCACCAATACATTATTCAAAAAATCCAGGAAAACGGGCAGGTAAGTGTGGTAGAGCTGTGCAACGAATTGGATGTATCTGCGGTTACCATTCGTAAAGACCTGAAGCTGCTGGAGGATAAACAACTGCTATACCGTACACATGGAGGCGCCTCTTTGCACAATCCTTATATCAGGGACAAGCCTGTCAATGAGAAAGCCGTAATCCAGGCAGCAGAAAAAGACCTCATTGGCAAAGCAGCGGCTGCCATGATCCGCCCTAATGATACGATTATTATTGCCTCTGGCACCACCGTGCTGGCATTGGCACGCAACATCGTACCGCAGGGCAACCTTACAGTGATTACGGCCTCCCTGCCTGTAGCTATGGAACTATCCAGTCACCCGGATGTAGACATCCTGCAACTTGGCGGGCAGCTACGCCATAGTTCCTTTTCTGTAACCGGCCCGTTTGCAGAAAAGCTGCTTTCAGAAATATCCTGTAGTAAATTGTTTATCGGGGTAGATGGCATTGATCCCGAATATGGCCTCACGACCACCAATCTGATGGAGGCACGTCTAAACCAGCAAATGCTTCGGTCGGCGCAGGTAACAGTAGTACTGGCCGATTCCAGTAAATTTGGTAAACGCAGCTTTGGCAAAATATGTAACCTCCACGAAATTGAACGGATCATTACCGATGCGGGGATTTCCAAACATATGGTCAAAGCACTGGAAGATGCCGGGGTCACCGTAACGATAGTGTGA
- a CDS encoding DEAD/DEAH box helicase, protein MTFEELNLHKPLLNALDDLGFKTPTTIQHKAFSVMMSGQDVCGIAQTGTGKTFAYLLPILRQFRFTKDKYPQALIIVPTRELVIQVVEAVKQLTAYMSVEVAGVYGGVNMNPQMAAMQNKLDILVATPGRLYDLILSGALKVKAIKKLVIDEVDEMLNLGFRTQLSNILDLLPGKRQNLLFSATITAEVETLINTYFNNPVRIEAAPAGTPLDNINQVAYQVPNFHTKVNLLELLLTEDPEMTKVLVFAATKQLADQLYEQLETKFPEKVGVIHSNKEQNHRFNTVKQFQEGNYRFIIATDIIARGLDISEVTHVINFDTPEVPENYIHRIGRTGRADKKGIAITFITEQEQPQQEAIESLMNYTIPILPLPPHLEISTVLTADEQPKVFVKNIVLKLPKREDVGPAFHEKSAKNRKVNKRVSHADKMMKKYGKPKKRGAKPKKK, encoded by the coding sequence ATGACTTTTGAAGAATTAAACCTGCATAAACCATTATTGAATGCCCTGGATGACCTGGGATTTAAAACGCCTACGACCATCCAGCATAAAGCATTCTCTGTGATGATGTCCGGACAGGATGTATGCGGGATAGCACAAACAGGTACCGGCAAAACGTTTGCCTACCTGCTTCCCATACTCCGGCAGTTCAGGTTTACAAAAGATAAATATCCCCAGGCATTGATCATTGTTCCTACCCGCGAACTGGTGATCCAGGTAGTGGAAGCTGTTAAACAACTGACTGCCTATATGAGTGTGGAAGTAGCCGGTGTATATGGTGGGGTGAATATGAACCCCCAGATGGCTGCCATGCAAAACAAACTGGATATACTGGTGGCAACACCCGGCAGATTATATGACCTGATCCTGAGCGGCGCCCTGAAGGTAAAAGCGATTAAAAAGCTGGTAATAGATGAAGTGGACGAGATGCTGAACCTCGGATTCCGGACCCAGCTGAGCAACATCCTGGACCTGCTGCCCGGCAAACGGCAAAATCTACTGTTCTCTGCTACTATAACAGCAGAAGTAGAAACACTGATCAATACCTATTTCAATAATCCGGTAAGGATAGAAGCAGCTCCTGCCGGCACGCCGCTGGACAATATCAACCAGGTGGCCTATCAGGTTCCTAACTTCCATACCAAAGTAAACCTGCTGGAACTTTTACTGACAGAAGATCCGGAAATGACCAAAGTGCTGGTCTTTGCTGCTACCAAACAACTGGCCGACCAACTATATGAACAGCTGGAAACAAAGTTCCCTGAAAAGGTGGGTGTTATCCATTCCAATAAAGAACAAAATCACCGTTTCAATACCGTTAAACAATTCCAGGAAGGTAACTACCGGTTTATCATCGCTACAGACATTATTGCCAGAGGGCTGGACATCTCCGAGGTAACGCATGTCATCAACTTTGACACCCCGGAAGTACCGGAAAATTATATACATCGTATAGGCAGAACCGGCAGAGCTGATAAAAAGGGCATCGCCATTACCTTTATTACGGAGCAGGAACAGCCGCAGCAGGAAGCTATCGAAAGCCTGATGAACTACACCATCCCCATCCTGCCATTACCGCCACATCTTGAAATTTCAACTGTACTGACAGCTGACGAACAGCCTAAAGTATTTGTAAAAAATATCGTGTTGAAACTTCCTAAACGGGAAGACGTAGGTCCTGCATTCCATGAAAAATCTGCCAAGAACCGGAAGGTGAATAAACGGGTAAGTCATGCAGATAAAATGATGAAAAAATACGGGAAACCCAAAAAGAGAGGTGCCAAGCCTAAAAAGAAATAA